From the Clostridium sp. Marseille-P299 genome, the window TAACAGCTTTACCAACAATCATAGAAACTAATTCTTGTGGGCTTGTTAAAACAATAATACCATCAAGTGGTAGAGATTGGAATACAGTTAGTGGCACATCACCAGTTCCTGGAGGCATATCCACAAACATATAATCTACATCGCCCCAAACAACTTCTGACCAAAATTGTTTTACTGTACTAGCAATTACAGGGCCTCTCCATACAACTGGAGTCTCTTCATTTTCAAGTAATAAGTTAACAGACATTAACTCAATACCATTTTTTGTAATTTCAGGTAAAAGACCAAGTTCATTTGCTTCGGCTAATTTATGTATACCAAATGCCTTAGGAATGGATGGTCCAGTAACATCCGCATCTAATATTGCAGTTTTATAACCTTTACGATTTAAAAGTACGGATAAATAAGAAGTAACAAAGGACTTACCTACTCCGCCCTTACCACTTACAACGCCTATTACCTTGCGTACACGGCTATATTGATTCATTGGTACTAAGAAATCTTCTTTGGATGGTTGTTTGGAACCACAGCTGGATGCACAACTTGAACAGTCATGGGAACAGCTACTTTCTTGTTGATATACTTCTTCACTCATAATATTTCTCCTTTTTATTTATAGGGCAATTATGTCCTTAATTAATTATAGATAAATTACTCTGGCATGGAATACATACAGCATTTACAGATTGGAGATCTATCACAAGGAGCCTTTGCTACCTCGTAATTTCCGCCTTCAATCAAAACACTACTGCCAGTGCATAACGCCTGCGTTGATTTTTTTCTACCAGAATATAATATACGTTGGAATGTTCCACGAGAAATCTGCATTCTCGTTGCCGCCTCTTCTTGATCTAGTCCTTCGAAATCGCACAAACGCATTGCCTCTAGCTCATCCACATTAATTGTGATGTAATTTTCAATTCCAGCTTCGGAATAAAAATTTTTATTCTCAAACTCAGCGCAAATCCTTCTACACTTCGCATTTCTA encodes:
- a CDS encoding DUF134 domain-containing protein; protein product: MSRNAKCRRICAEFENKNFYSEAGIENYITINVDELEAMRLCDFEGLDQEEAATRMQISRGTFQRILYSGRKKSTQALCTGSSVLIEGGNYEVAKAPCDRSPICKCCMYSMPE